In a genomic window of Streptomyces sp. NBC_01231:
- the pyrF gene encoding orotidine-5'-phosphate decarboxylase, with product MTEPFGARLRRAMDERGPLCVGIDPHASLLAEWGLDDDVRGLERFSRTVVEAMADRVAVLKPQSAFFERFGSRGVAVLETSVEQARAAGALVVMDAKRGDIGSTMAAYAESFLHRDAPLFSDALTVSPYLGYGSLSPAVALARENGAGLFVLALTSNPEGGEVQHAVRADGRTVGATMLAHLAAENAGERPLGSFGAVVGATLGDLSSYELDINGPLLAPGIGAQGATPADLPDVFGAAVRNVLPNVSRGVLRHGPDVAALRAAADRFAEEIRAAVDAS from the coding sequence ATGACCGAGCCCTTCGGCGCGCGCCTGCGCCGCGCCATGGACGAACGCGGCCCCCTGTGCGTGGGCATCGACCCACATGCCTCCCTGCTCGCCGAGTGGGGCCTGGACGACGACGTCAGGGGCCTGGAGCGGTTCAGCCGCACGGTCGTCGAGGCGATGGCCGACCGGGTCGCGGTGCTCAAGCCGCAGAGCGCGTTCTTCGAGCGCTTCGGCTCGCGCGGTGTCGCCGTCCTGGAGACGTCGGTCGAGCAGGCGCGGGCGGCCGGCGCACTGGTCGTGATGGACGCCAAGCGCGGCGACATCGGCTCGACCATGGCCGCGTACGCCGAGTCCTTCCTCCACCGGGACGCCCCGCTGTTCTCGGACGCCCTGACCGTCTCGCCGTATCTCGGCTACGGATCGCTGTCTCCCGCCGTCGCGCTCGCGCGGGAGAACGGCGCGGGCCTGTTCGTGCTGGCGCTGACCTCCAACCCGGAAGGCGGCGAGGTCCAGCACGCGGTCCGTGCGGACGGCCGGACCGTCGGTGCGACGATGCTGGCCCACCTGGCGGCCGAGAACGCGGGGGAGCGGCCCCTGGGATCCTTCGGGGCGGTCGTCGGCGCCACGCTGGGCGACCTGTCGTCCTACGAGCTGGACATCAACGGTCCGCTCCTGGCACCGGGCATCGGAGCACAGGGGGCGACTCCGGCGGACCTGCCCGACGTCTTCGGGGCCGCGGTGCGCAACGTCCTGCCGAACGTCAGCCGGGGTGTTCTGCGTCACGGTCCCGACGTCGCCGCGCTGCGAGCTGCCGCGGACCGGTTCGCGGAGGAGATCCGGGCGGCTGTGGACGCCTCCTGA
- the gmk gene encoding guanylate kinase → MSERPRLTVLSGPSGVGKSTVVAHMRKEHPEVWLSVSATTRRPRPGEKHGVQYFFVTDEEMDKLIANGELLEWAEFAGNRYGTPRAAVLERLEAGEPVLLEIDLQGARQVRESMKDAQLVFLAPPSWEELVRRLTGRGTEPPEVIERRLDAAKVELAAEPEFDVTLVNTSVEDVARELLALMDVV, encoded by the coding sequence ATGAGTGAACGTCCTCGGCTGACCGTGCTCTCCGGCCCCTCCGGGGTCGGCAAGAGCACGGTCGTCGCCCATATGCGCAAGGAACACCCCGAGGTCTGGCTCTCGGTGTCGGCGACGACCCGCAGGCCCCGCCCCGGCGAGAAGCACGGAGTCCAGTACTTCTTCGTCACCGACGAGGAGATGGACAAGCTGATCGCCAACGGCGAGCTGCTGGAGTGGGCCGAGTTCGCCGGCAACCGGTACGGCACGCCGCGTGCTGCCGTGCTGGAGCGCCTGGAGGCGGGGGAACCCGTCCTCCTGGAGATCGACCTCCAGGGTGCCCGGCAGGTCCGGGAGTCCATGAAGGACGCCCAACTGGTGTTCCTGGCTCCGCCCTCCTGGGAGGAGCTGGTGCGCAGACTCACCGGCCGGGGCACCGAGCCGCCCGAGGTGATCGAGCGGCGTCTGGACGCGGCAAAGGTCGAACTGGCGGCCGAGCCGGAGTTCGACGTGACCCTGGTCAACACCTCCGTCGAGGACGTGGCGCGTGAGCTGCTAGCCTTGATGGATGTTGTGTGA
- the rpoZ gene encoding DNA-directed RNA polymerase subunit omega yields the protein MSSSISAPEGIINPPIDELLEATDSKYSLVIYAAKRARQINAYYSQLGEGLLEYVGPLVDTHVHEKPLSIALREINAGLLTSEAIEGPAQ from the coding sequence GTGTCCTCTTCCATCTCCGCGCCCGAGGGCATCATCAACCCGCCGATCGACGAGCTCCTCGAGGCCACCGACTCGAAGTACAGCCTCGTGATCTACGCGGCCAAGCGGGCCCGCCAGATCAACGCGTACTACTCGCAGCTCGGCGAGGGCCTCCTTGAGTACGTCGGTCCGCTCGTCGACACTCACGTCCACGAGAAGCCGCTCTCGATCGCCCTCCGCGAGATCAACGCGGGTCTGCTGACGTCCGAGGCCATCGAGGGCCCGGCTCAGTAG
- a CDS encoding integration host factor — MALPPLTPEQRAAALEKAAAARRERAEVKNRLKHSGASLHEVIKQGQENDVIGKMKVSALLESLPGVGKVRAKQIMERLGISESRRVRGLGSNQIASLEREFGSTGS, encoded by the coding sequence GTGGCTCTTCCGCCCCTTACCCCTGAACAGCGCGCAGCCGCGCTCGAAAAGGCCGCCGCGGCTCGCCGGGAGCGGGCCGAGGTCAAGAATCGACTCAAGCACTCCGGCGCCTCCCTGCATGAGGTCATCAAGCAGGGCCAGGAAAACGACGTCATCGGCAAGATGAAGGTCTCCGCCCTGCTTGAGTCCCTGCCTGGCGTGGGCAAGGTCCGCGCCAAGCAGATCATGGAGCGACTCGGCATCTCCGAGAGCCGCCGTGTACGCGGTCTCGGTTCCAACCAGATCGCTTCCCTGGAGCGTGAGTTCGGCAGCACCGGTTCCTGA
- a CDS encoding quinone-dependent dihydroorotate dehydrogenase — MYKQFFRLVFTRMDPEQAHHLAFRWIRFAVRIPVLRTFVAAALAPRYKELRTEAFGLRMHGPFGLAAGFDKNAVAVDGMAMLGFDHVEIGTVTGEPQPGNPKKRLFRLVQDRALVNRMGFNNEGSLAVAARLASRTPVFRTVVGVNIGKTKAVPETEAVGDYVKSTERLAAYADYLVVNVSSPNTPGLRNLQATEALRPLLSAVREAADRTVTSRRVPLLVKIAPDLADEDVDAVADLAVELGLDGIIATNTTIAREGLGLASEPSLVKETGGLSGAPLKARSLEVLRRLYARVGDRITLVGVGGVQDAEDAWQRILAGATLVQGYSAFIYEGPFYARDLHKGLATRLSASPYATLADAVGADVRKTA, encoded by the coding sequence ATGTACAAGCAATTCTTCCGTCTGGTGTTCACCCGGATGGACCCGGAGCAGGCCCACCACCTGGCCTTCCGCTGGATCCGGTTCGCCGTCCGCATCCCCGTGCTGCGCACCTTCGTGGCCGCCGCGCTCGCCCCCCGGTACAAGGAACTGCGCACGGAGGCGTTCGGACTGCGGATGCACGGCCCCTTCGGGCTCGCCGCGGGCTTCGACAAGAACGCCGTCGCCGTCGACGGCATGGCGATGCTCGGCTTCGACCATGTCGAGATCGGCACGGTCACGGGCGAGCCGCAGCCGGGCAACCCCAAGAAGCGGCTGTTCCGCCTCGTGCAGGACCGTGCGCTGGTCAACCGCATGGGCTTCAACAACGAGGGCTCGCTGGCCGTCGCCGCGCGCCTGGCGTCCCGTACGCCCGTCTTCAGGACGGTCGTGGGCGTGAACATCGGCAAGACCAAGGCCGTCCCGGAGACCGAGGCCGTCGGCGACTACGTGAAGTCGACCGAGCGGCTGGCGGCGTACGCGGACTACCTGGTCGTGAACGTGTCGTCGCCGAACACGCCCGGGCTGCGCAACCTGCAGGCCACCGAGGCGCTGCGCCCGCTGCTGAGCGCCGTGCGTGAGGCCGCCGACCGTACGGTCACCTCGCGCCGCGTCCCGCTGCTGGTGAAGATCGCACCCGACCTCGCCGACGAGGACGTCGACGCGGTCGCCGACCTGGCCGTCGAACTCGGTCTGGACGGGATCATCGCCACCAACACCACCATCGCGCGCGAGGGCCTCGGCCTGGCATCCGAGCCCTCGCTGGTGAAGGAGACCGGCGGCCTGTCCGGAGCACCCCTGAAGGCACGCTCCCTGGAGGTCCTGCGCCGCCTCTACGCGCGCGTGGGCGACCGGATCACCCTCGTGGGCGTCGGGGGCGTCCAGGACGCCGAGGACGCCTGGCAGCGCATCCTGGCGGGTGCCACGCTGGTCCAGGGATACAGCGCCTTCATCTACGAAGGGCCGTTTTACGCTCGCGACCTCCACAAGGGCCTCGCCACCCGCCTGAGCGCGAGCCCCTACGCCACCCTCGCCGACGCGGTCGGCGCGGACGTGAGGAAGACGGCATGA